One region of Mucilaginibacter gotjawali genomic DNA includes:
- a CDS encoding Uma2 family endonuclease, with protein sequence MHTTIPATAIDIYRSLPEGTRCEVLYNQLITTPAPNTTHQFISVKISSLLFVFLEKAKTGVVLEAPTDVYLMEMQSVVQPDVMVIMNENNNIIREDGIHGAPDIIFEILSGNRTHDTLKKKTLYEEAGVKEYFIVDPSDKTVIMFAYNDSKRYELIYELKGKITSEVLGISFEL encoded by the coding sequence ATGCACACCACAATACCAGCAACGGCAATAGATATTTACAGGAGCCTGCCTGAAGGCACCCGGTGCGAGGTACTATATAACCAATTGATCACGACTCCGGCTCCAAATACAACACACCAGTTTATCTCCGTAAAAATATCTTCATTGCTGTTTGTGTTTTTAGAAAAAGCTAAAACCGGGGTTGTACTCGAAGCTCCAACCGATGTGTATTTGATGGAAATGCAATCTGTTGTCCAACCGGATGTAATGGTCATCATGAATGAAAACAATAATATTATCCGTGAAGATGGGATACATGGCGCCCCCGACATTATTTTCGAAATACTTTCGGGCAATCGTACCCATGATACACTGAAAAAGAAAACCCTTTATGAAGAGGCCGGTGTGAAGGAATATTTCATTGTCGACCCTTCAGATAAAACAGTTATCATGTTTGCCTATAACGACAGTAAGCGATACGAGCTGATTTATGAGCTGAAAGGCAAAATTACGTCCGAAGTACTGGGCATCAGTTTTGAACTTTAA
- a CDS encoding MBL fold metallo-hydrolase: protein MAQIQSFTNNPYQENTYILYDESGECAIIDPGMDTAREQNVVVNFIRDNHLKPVLLLNTHCHIDHVLGNKFIFDQYGLKPKFHEGELPVLEAVVAYAPMMGIRYEVSPVPDEYLSEKGTIKFGNTELQLIFAPGHSPAHLCFYDKEGNQLVGGDVLFRGSIGRTDLPGGNFSQLMDNIEHKLFTLPDDCIVYPGHGPETTIGYEKQTNPFLT from the coding sequence ATGGCACAAATTCAATCTTTCACCAATAACCCGTACCAGGAAAACACCTATATTTTATATGATGAAAGCGGCGAGTGCGCCATCATCGACCCCGGCATGGATACCGCCAGGGAACAAAACGTCGTAGTTAATTTTATCAGGGATAATCATTTAAAGCCCGTTTTGCTACTAAATACCCATTGCCATATCGACCACGTGCTGGGCAATAAGTTTATTTTTGATCAATACGGCTTAAAACCAAAATTCCACGAGGGTGAACTTCCGGTTCTGGAAGCTGTAGTAGCCTATGCGCCGATGATGGGCATCCGATACGAAGTATCGCCCGTACCCGATGAATACCTGTCTGAAAAGGGGACGATCAAATTCGGCAATACCGAACTTCAGTTGATCTTCGCGCCCGGCCATTCACCGGCACATCTTTGTTTTTATGATAAAGAAGGCAATCAGTTGGTTGGCGGCGATGTTTTATTCAGGGGCAGCATCGGCCGTACCGACCTGCCCGGCGGCAATTTTAGCCAGCTGATGGATAATATCGAACATAAACTGTTTACTTTGCCTGATGATTGTATAGTTTACCCGGGCCACGGCCCTGAAACAACCATCGGCTACGAAAAACAAACCAACCCCTTTTTGACTTAA
- a CDS encoding FtsX-like permease family protein, translating to MNTSLYIAKRYLFSRKKVHAINIISGISMVGVLIGSAALVIILSVFNGFEVTILNLYGNFCPEIKIEPRLGKTFNPNVPYFNNLRKDPRIFSFTPVLQEKAMIKYDNKSFIGTIKGVGRDFLKNPLIDSTIQSGAFILKSAGEQYAVLGAEVENSLAVNVKDRFSTIEIYAPRRQAGSGTDPLSEFVVRPITPSGVFEVGQDFDDMVVTTIDFTRVLLDQPQNVSSLEINYKKGTDLDAVQQDIRDKVGKEFSVKNRREQNTELYKTLNYERWFIFMILTFVLIIAIFNIIGSLTMLVIDKRKDIAILTSLGAHKQLIQGIFFIEGMMITITGCIAGIVLGLGFCILQQRFGLVKMGSKMSMIDAYPVSLRLSDFVLVFFTVSFIAVIASGISARLSIKGLNDIKQDL from the coding sequence TTGAACACCTCGCTATACATAGCCAAACGATACCTTTTTTCGCGAAAGAAGGTGCATGCTATCAACATCATTTCGGGCATTTCCATGGTGGGCGTGTTAATCGGCAGTGCGGCACTGGTGATCATATTATCAGTTTTCAATGGTTTCGAAGTAACTATTTTAAATTTATACGGTAATTTTTGTCCGGAAATAAAAATTGAACCACGTCTTGGCAAGACATTTAATCCTAACGTACCCTATTTTAATAACCTGCGTAAGGATCCCCGGATCTTTTCCTTTACTCCCGTACTCCAGGAAAAAGCGATGATCAAATACGATAACAAGTCGTTTATCGGAACGATTAAGGGCGTAGGTCGCGACTTTTTAAAAAATCCATTGATTGACAGTACGATACAAAGCGGGGCTTTTATCCTGAAATCAGCCGGGGAGCAATATGCCGTGTTGGGTGCAGAAGTTGAAAACAGCCTGGCGGTAAATGTAAAAGACAGGTTTTCCACCATCGAAATTTATGCCCCCCGCCGGCAGGCAGGAAGTGGCACCGACCCACTGAGTGAGTTTGTGGTACGCCCGATTACCCCCTCAGGTGTTTTTGAAGTGGGCCAGGATTTTGACGATATGGTGGTAACAACCATTGACTTTACCCGCGTATTGCTTGACCAGCCCCAGAACGTATCCTCACTTGAGATCAACTACAAAAAGGGAACCGACCTTGACGCCGTACAGCAGGATATCCGGGATAAGGTTGGCAAAGAATTCTCAGTAAAAAACCGGCGCGAGCAAAACACCGAGTTATATAAAACATTAAACTACGAACGCTGGTTTATTTTTATGATATTAACTTTTGTATTAATTATTGCTATATTTAATATTATTGGCTCATTAACCATGCTGGTGATCGATAAAAGAAAAGATATCGCTATTTTAACCAGCCTGGGCGCCCATAAACAACTGATACAGGGGATATTTTTTATTGAAGGGATGATGATCACTATAACCGGATGTATTGCAGGTATAGTATTAGGACTGGGATTTTGTATATTGCAGCAACGGTTTGGTTTGGTGAAAATGGGGTCGAAAATGTCAATGATTGACGCTTACCCCGTATCGCTGCGGTTAAGTGATTTTGTGCTTGTGTTTTTTACAGTTAGCTTTATCGCGGTTATTGCTTCCGGAATAAGCGCCCGGTTAAGTATTAAAGGGCTGAATGACATCAAGCAGGATTTATAA
- the rbfA gene encoding 30S ribosome-binding factor RbfA has translation MESKRQQKFAGVIQEDLAAIFQREGINYLPNTLITITKVRVTPDLAIARVFLSFFNNTNAQLALQTIKSHGNEIRYKLGARIKDQVRVIPQLEFFIDDTSEYVERMDKIFDKISKEDRQPETE, from the coding sequence ATGGAATCGAAGAGACAGCAAAAATTTGCAGGAGTAATACAGGAAGACCTTGCCGCTATTTTTCAGCGTGAGGGCATTAATTATTTACCAAATACACTGATCACCATAACCAAAGTGCGGGTTACACCCGACCTGGCTATTGCCAGGGTATTTTTGAGCTTTTTCAATAACACCAATGCGCAACTTGCCCTGCAAACAATCAAATCGCATGGGAATGAAATCCGCTATAAATTGGGTGCAAGGATAAAAGACCAGGTACGGGTGATACCCCAGCTGGAGTTTTTTATTGATGATACCAGCGAATACGTTGAACGCATGGACAAAATATTTGATAAAATAAGTAAAGAAGACCGTCAACCCGAAACTGAATAA
- a CDS encoding peptidoglycan DD-metalloendopeptidase family protein, translating to MSASVQLATFVKTHPDAVGRLVDFNPMTDKLYQFDLTIGNKELDAVTIADHAKFGKWVNGKLEATGAKYGIGGYMENRNIYAHSPLFNNGDVKRRHHLGVDIWGKAGMPIYSPLKGKVHSFKDNNNLGDYGPTIILEHNLDGLILHSLYGHLSRASLENLKVGQKVIAGERIATLGDDNENGHWPPHLHFQLIFDMEGKSGDYPGVCSLEEKEKYRKNIPNPQLILQFPKAVNA from the coding sequence ATGAGCGCTTCTGTACAATTAGCTACTTTCGTAAAAACACATCCCGATGCTGTCGGCCGCCTGGTTGATTTTAACCCGATGACCGATAAATTATACCAGTTTGACCTTACCATTGGCAACAAGGAACTTGACGCGGTAACCATTGCCGATCATGCAAAATTTGGAAAATGGGTTAATGGTAAACTGGAGGCTACCGGCGCTAAATATGGCATCGGCGGTTATATGGAAAACCGGAATATTTACGCCCATAGCCCTTTATTTAACAACGGAGATGTTAAGCGCCGGCACCACCTCGGGGTCGACATATGGGGAAAGGCAGGCATGCCGATTTACAGCCCTTTGAAAGGTAAGGTACACAGTTTTAAGGACAATAATAATCTAGGCGATTACGGGCCAACCATTATTCTGGAGCATAACCTTGATGGCTTGATTTTGCATTCGCTTTACGGACACCTGAGCCGTGCCAGCCTTGAAAACCTGAAAGTGGGACAAAAGGTTATTGCCGGAGAGCGGATTGCAACTTTAGGCGATGATAACGAAAACGGGCATTGGCCCCCGCACCTGCATTTCCAGCTGATATTTGATATGGAAGGTAAATCAGGTGATTACCCGGGTGTTTGCAGTTTAGAAGAAAAAGAAAAGTATCGTAAAAATATCCCTAACCCACAGCTGATCCTGCAATTTCCGAAAGCGGTTAACGCTTAG
- a CDS encoding amino acid permease produces the protein MSGSEPGKIGLWASTSLVVGNMIGAGIFLVPAAMASYGSISLLGWLFSGIGTFFLAKVFANLSKMLPTATGGPYAYTHHAFGDFAGFLVAWGYWLSNVCSLAAVAISLISALSTFFPVLDKSATAAIITGLGFIWLVTWLNNRGIKTSGNVQLITTVAKLLPLVVIAIGGLFFIRLQNFHPFNSSGKSVFEGISSTAAITMYSFLGIECASIPAGNVKNPKKTISRATMLGLAVTALVYILGSISIMGIIPQKTLMHSVTPYADAAVIMFGNSARYWASAGVAVAAFGALNGWTLVQGQFPYAVAKDKLFPSFFSRLNDNGAPYAAIIVNSVFVSLFMVMNFTKGLVEQFKFLILLTTLTTLVPYLFCAAGYIIIRFDKKHLHSGGWASAILIGSLAFAYSLWAVAGSGQDTVYYGFLLLMAGIPFYVWSVYKKNTVADRQ, from the coding sequence ATGAGCGGATCAGAACCCGGCAAAATTGGCTTATGGGCCAGTACTTCATTAGTGGTCGGCAATATGATCGGGGCGGGTATATTCCTGGTACCGGCTGCTATGGCTTCCTATGGGAGCATTAGTTTGCTGGGCTGGCTATTTTCGGGGATCGGCACTTTTTTCCTGGCAAAGGTTTTTGCTAACCTGAGCAAAATGCTTCCAACTGCAACGGGCGGCCCCTATGCTTACACCCACCATGCTTTTGGTGATTTCGCGGGCTTCCTGGTGGCATGGGGTTACTGGCTGTCAAATGTTTGCTCCCTTGCAGCGGTAGCCATCTCGCTAATCAGTGCATTAAGTACCTTTTTTCCGGTGTTAGATAAAAGTGCTACAGCCGCCATCATCACAGGGCTGGGCTTTATATGGCTGGTGACCTGGCTAAATAACCGGGGCATTAAAACCTCGGGCAATGTACAGCTCATTACCACCGTTGCTAAGTTATTGCCCCTGGTTGTTATTGCCATAGGAGGCCTGTTTTTTATCAGGCTGCAAAATTTTCACCCATTTAACAGTAGCGGGAAATCAGTTTTTGAGGGGATATCTTCCACTGCAGCCATCACCATGTATTCTTTTTTGGGGATCGAATGTGCCTCCATACCAGCAGGAAATGTTAAAAATCCCAAAAAAACCATCTCGCGGGCTACCATGCTCGGTTTGGCTGTTACGGCATTGGTTTATATTTTAGGAAGCATCAGCATCATGGGCATTATCCCTCAAAAAACCTTAATGCATTCGGTTACTCCGTATGCCGATGCCGCCGTTATCATGTTTGGCAACAGTGCCCGCTACTGGGCAAGCGCTGGTGTTGCCGTGGCGGCATTTGGCGCCTTAAACGGCTGGACCCTGGTCCAGGGGCAATTCCCTTATGCTGTGGCAAAAGACAAGTTGTTCCCCTCATTTTTTAGCCGTTTAAACGACAATGGTGCACCCTATGCGGCTATCATCGTCAACAGTGTTTTTGTGTCCCTGTTTATGGTGATGAATTTCACCAAAGGACTGGTGGAGCAATTTAAATTCCTGATCCTATTGACTACATTAACCACCCTGGTACCGTATCTTTTTTGCGCCGCAGGGTATATCATCATCCGGTTCGATAAAAAGCACCTGCATAGCGGAGGATGGGCATCTGCTATCCTTATAGGCTCCCTGGCATTTGCTTATTCATTATGGGCCGTTGCGGGCTCTGGCCAGGATACGGTTTATTATGGTTTTTTACTGCTGATGGCCGGCATACCTTTTTATGTATGGAGCGTATATAAAAAAAATACCGTCGCTGATCGCCAATAA
- a CDS encoding isoaspartyl peptidase/L-asparaginase, which translates to MKLIIHGGFFSESQTNQEIKKAKQEALSEIVKLGYKHLQNHTAVETAVYTVALLEDNELFNAGTGSQIQSDGKIRLSASLMDGKTMRFSGVINVEDVKNPICIAEKLLHYDDRVLSGKGAKDFARENGFEHYNPETPQRRKEYDKKLSDSIRLGTVGCVALDVFGNIAAATSTGGKGFEIPGRVSDSATTAGNYANASAGVSCTGVGEDIVSGAVASTIVTRVTDGMPIALAAEKTLNELKPFDGFAGIIGISARGEIYHADTHPYMVWALHDEETEVFG; encoded by the coding sequence ATGAAACTAATCATCCACGGAGGTTTTTTTAGCGAATCGCAAACTAACCAGGAAATAAAAAAAGCGAAACAGGAAGCGCTGTCTGAAATTGTAAAACTGGGCTATAAACACCTTCAAAACCATACTGCCGTTGAAACTGCCGTTTATACAGTGGCTTTACTGGAGGATAATGAATTGTTTAATGCGGGTACGGGCTCACAAATACAAAGCGATGGCAAGATCCGGCTCAGTGCATCTTTAATGGATGGAAAAACCATGCGTTTTTCGGGGGTGATCAATGTGGAGGATGTAAAAAACCCTATTTGTATTGCCGAAAAGCTATTGCATTATGACGACCGTGTTTTAAGCGGAAAAGGCGCAAAAGACTTTGCCCGCGAAAACGGCTTTGAACATTATAACCCCGAAACACCCCAGCGCCGAAAGGAATATGATAAAAAGCTTAGTGATTCTATCCGTTTAGGTACCGTAGGTTGTGTGGCGCTTGATGTTTTTGGCAATATAGCAGCGGCCACCTCAACCGGCGGCAAGGGCTTCGAGATCCCCGGCAGGGTAAGCGACTCTGCAACCACAGCAGGCAACTATGCAAACGCATCGGCGGGGGTATCATGCACCGGCGTAGGTGAAGATATTGTGAGTGGCGCTGTCGCGTCAACTATTGTAACCCGTGTTACCGATGGGATGCCAATTGCCTTGGCTGCTGAAAAAACACTAAATGAATTAAAGCCATTTGACGGCTTTGCAGGCATTATAGGCATCTCCGCCAGGGGCGAAATTTACCATGCTGATACCCACCCCTATATGGTTTGGGCATTGCATGATGAAGAAACGGAAGTGTTTGGGTAG
- a CDS encoding cyanophycinase, with translation MIIPKGKLIIIGGAVDMGTNLGSQENIIKPNYLKFFEQGILKRIITESAKQHDSVVEVITTASQIPELVGIEYIEAFNQLHVRNVGVLDIRSREDAKREDFLERIRVADVVMFSGGDQLRLSSIFGGTEFLQIMKTRYHNENFVVAGTSAGAAAASTNMIYRGQSHKALIKGEVQMTAGLGFIDSVIIDTHFVQRGRIGRLLYAVASNPGMLGIGLGEDAGLLITGGTMMEAIGSGLTILVNGRKMAETNIYDVEMGSPVSIKNMRVSVMSIYDKFDLAEYQLIIKKSVKVDGALAPDDN, from the coding sequence ATGATCATCCCTAAAGGTAAACTGATAATTATAGGCGGAGCGGTGGATATGGGTACTAACCTGGGTTCGCAGGAAAATATTATTAAACCGAATTATCTTAAGTTTTTTGAGCAGGGAATATTAAAACGCATTATTACCGAATCGGCAAAGCAACATGATTCGGTGGTGGAGGTGATCACTACGGCATCGCAGATCCCTGAATTAGTGGGTATTGAATATATCGAGGCCTTTAATCAGTTACATGTTCGTAATGTGGGCGTGCTGGATATCCGCAGCCGCGAGGACGCAAAGCGTGAAGATTTCCTGGAACGGATAAGGGTAGCGGATGTGGTGATGTTTAGCGGCGGCGACCAATTGAGGTTAAGTTCGATATTTGGGGGGACCGAGTTTTTGCAGATCATGAAAACCCGTTATCACAATGAAAATTTTGTGGTGGCAGGCACGTCTGCCGGAGCGGCGGCAGCATCAACCAATATGATCTATCGCGGCCAAAGCCATAAAGCGCTGATAAAAGGCGAAGTACAAATGACCGCCGGCTTAGGTTTTATTGATTCGGTAATTATTGATACCCATTTTGTGCAACGCGGCCGCATTGGCAGGCTGCTGTACGCAGTGGCCAGTAACCCGGGCATGCTGGGCATTGGCTTGGGTGAAGACGCCGGGTTGCTGATTACCGGAGGTACGATGATGGAAGCCATCGGCTCGGGCCTTACTATCCTGGTTAACGGCCGTAAAATGGCCGAAACCAATATTTATGATGTGGAAATGGGCTCGCCCGTATCCATCAAAAACATGCGTGTAAGCGTTATGTCAATTTATGATAAATTCGATCTGGCGGAATACCAATTAATAATCAAAAAATCCGTTAAAGTTGATGGTGCGCTTGCGCCTGACGACAATTAA
- the cphA gene encoding cyanophycin synthetase: MKIENIQVLRGPNIWSVNRKKLIQMRLNLEELEHKPSNAIEGFYERLDKLMPSLYEHRCSPGVPGGFYQRLIAGTWMGHVVEHVALEIQSLAGMETGFGRTRETKTPGVYNVVFTYVEEKVGVYAAEAAVKIVEAVIKGEDYNLEHDVQQMREIRENTRLGPSTGSIVEEAIARDIPWIRLNNQSLVQLGYGKNQVRFRATMTEKTSSIAVDIASNKDETKRMLLEQAIPVAKGITISSIEGVEEAIRKVGFPLVFKPLDGNHGRGISINIRDREAAVAAYEFASKISRRVIVERFVTGYDFRVLVIDNKMVAAALRDPAHVKGDGISTIKQLIDKENEDPRRGYGHEKVLTLISIDRDTLDLIEKKGYTLDTIPAKGEKVFVKSTANLSTGGTSVDVTDHVHPHNVFICERISKIIGLDICGIDIMAENLSEPLTETGGVILEVNAAPGFRMHIAPSEGLPRNVAGHVIDMLYPPGKSARIPIIAVTGTNGKTTTTRLIAHIVKNNGYRVGFTTSDGIYVQNNMLLKGDTTGPVSAEFILKDPTVEFAVLESARGGILRAGLGFSFCDIGVVTNIQEDHLGLADIHTLDDLTRVKNVVVDSIKKDGWAVLNADNEYCVRMGKKAHCKVAYFSMNEENPVIKSHCKKGGIACIYENGFVTIQKGDWKIRVERTSLIPVTFGGTVPFMIENVLAATLATFLHDFKTEDIKISLETFIPSAAQTPGRMNIFNFKNFRFMIDFAHNPAGFKGIKAFLQHIDSPLKIGIIAGTGDRRDEDIRELGKLSAEMFDYIILRQEKHLRGRTAENILTLLIEGIESVEIDKKFEIVPNEVDAIKHSMSIAVPGAFIVALSDVIDNAIETVQNYQEQERNGTFEV, encoded by the coding sequence ATGAAGATTGAAAATATACAAGTACTGCGCGGCCCGAATATCTGGAGTGTAAACCGTAAAAAATTGATCCAGATGCGTTTGAACCTCGAAGAGTTGGAGCACAAACCTTCCAATGCCATCGAAGGTTTTTACGAACGGCTGGATAAACTGATGCCGAGCTTGTACGAGCACCGCTGTTCGCCGGGAGTGCCCGGTGGTTTTTACCAGCGGCTTATTGCAGGTACCTGGATGGGGCATGTGGTGGAGCATGTGGCGCTGGAGATCCAATCACTGGCCGGCATGGAGACCGGCTTTGGCCGAACCCGCGAAACCAAAACACCCGGGGTTTATAATGTGGTGTTTACTTATGTTGAAGAAAAGGTAGGCGTATACGCTGCAGAAGCTGCAGTGAAGATAGTGGAGGCCGTTATTAAAGGAGAAGATTATAACCTGGAGCACGATGTGCAGCAAATGCGCGAGATCCGCGAAAATACCCGCCTCGGCCCGAGTACAGGCTCTATCGTGGAAGAAGCTATCGCCCGCGATATCCCCTGGATCAGGTTGAATAACCAGTCGCTGGTGCAGTTAGGCTATGGCAAAAACCAGGTTAGGTTCCGTGCCACCATGACGGAGAAGACCAGCAGCATTGCCGTTGATATTGCCAGCAATAAGGATGAAACCAAACGCATGTTACTGGAGCAGGCCATTCCGGTGGCCAAAGGCATTACCATTTCTTCCATTGAGGGCGTTGAGGAGGCGATCCGCAAAGTAGGCTTCCCGCTGGTATTTAAACCACTGGATGGCAACCATGGCCGTGGTATCTCCATCAATATCCGCGACCGGGAAGCAGCTGTAGCCGCCTATGAATTTGCATCGAAGATCTCCCGGCGGGTTATTGTTGAACGCTTTGTTACCGGTTATGATTTCAGGGTATTGGTGATTGATAATAAAATGGTTGCCGCCGCCCTGCGCGACCCAGCCCATGTAAAAGGTGATGGCATATCGACCATTAAACAACTGATAGACAAAGAAAATGAAGACCCGCGCCGCGGCTATGGGCACGAAAAGGTTTTAACGCTGATCAGTATCGACCGGGATACACTCGACCTGATCGAGAAAAAAGGTTATACATTGGATACCATCCCAGCAAAAGGCGAAAAGGTTTTTGTAAAGTCAACCGCTAACCTGAGTACAGGTGGCACTTCTGTTGACGTAACCGACCATGTACACCCGCATAACGTTTTTATCTGCGAACGGATCAGCAAGATCATCGGCCTTGATATTTGCGGCATTGATATTATGGCCGAAAACCTTAGCGAGCCGCTTACAGAAACCGGCGGGGTGATCCTGGAAGTGAACGCTGCCCCCGGCTTCAGGATGCATATAGCGCCCAGCGAGGGCCTGCCCCGCAACGTAGCCGGGCATGTGATTGACATGCTGTACCCTCCGGGCAAATCGGCCAGGATCCCTATTATAGCGGTTACCGGCACCAATGGTAAAACCACCACTACGCGTTTGATAGCACATATCGTCAAAAACAATGGCTACCGTGTTGGCTTTACCACCTCCGACGGGATCTACGTACAAAACAACATGCTGCTGAAAGGCGACACCACCGGCCCCGTAAGCGCCGAATTTATTTTGAAGGACCCCACCGTGGAATTCGCGGTGCTGGAAAGTGCCCGCGGCGGGATATTAAGAGCCGGCCTGGGCTTTAGCTTTTGCGATATAGGCGTGGTAACCAATATACAGGAGGACCACCTGGGCCTTGCAGATATCCACACCCTGGACGACCTTACCCGGGTAAAAAATGTAGTGGTCGACTCCATAAAAAAAGATGGCTGGGCGGTTTTAAATGCCGACAATGAATATTGTGTGCGCATGGGCAAAAAGGCGCATTGCAAAGTGGCCTATTTCAGCATGAACGAGGAAAACCCGGTTATCAAATCGCATTGTAAAAAAGGCGGTATTGCCTGTATTTACGAAAATGGTTTTGTAACCATACAAAAAGGCGACTGGAAGATCCGCGTGGAGCGCACCAGCCTCATCCCGGTTACTTTTGGCGGCACCGTACCTTTTATGATCGAGAATGTGCTGGCAGCGACGCTGGCTACCTTCCTGCATGATTTTAAAACAGAAGATATCAAGATCTCGCTGGAAACCTTTATCCCTTCGGCAGCGCAAACACCGGGCAGGATGAACATCTTCAACTTTAAAAACTTCCGCTTTATGATAGACTTTGCCCATAACCCGGCAGGTTTTAAAGGCATCAAAGCGTTCTTACAGCATATCGATTCCCCGCTGAAGATCGGCATCATTGCCGGCACAGGCGACCGGCGCGATGAAGATATCCGCGAACTGGGCAAACTCTCCGCCGAAATGTTTGACTACATCATCCTGCGCCAGGAAAAGCACCTGCGCGGCCGCACTGCCGAAAATATATTGACTTTACTGATAGAAGGCATTGAATCTGTTGAGATAGATAAGAAATTTGAGATCGTACCGAATGAGGTAGACGCTATCAAACATTCCATGAGCATTGCCGTGCCGGGAGCTTTTATTGTTGCACTGAGCGATGTAATTGACAACGCCATCGAAACCGTACAAAACTACCAGGAGCAGGAGAGGAACGGAACGTTTGAGGTGTGA
- a CDS encoding HepT-like ribonuclease domain-containing protein, translating to MKGRLGDKVRLQHVLDAISEIEVYLSDVSFEQFSGNSEKRFATIKQIEIIGEACNAMTDELKSSYPTIPWKPIIGFRNISIHEYFGVNLQLVWEIAKNDLPELKEKIQTISEAIDNQQD from the coding sequence ATGAAAGGTAGGCTGGGCGATAAGGTTAGGTTGCAGCATGTACTTGATGCTATTAGCGAAATTGAGGTATATCTGTCAGATGTTTCATTTGAACAGTTTTCAGGGAATTCTGAGAAACGCTTTGCTACCATCAAACAAATAGAAATTATTGGAGAGGCATGCAATGCAATGACGGATGAATTAAAATCCTCATATCCCACCATTCCTTGGAAGCCTATTATTGGTTTTAGAAATATTTCAATACACGAATATTTCGGGGTAAACCTTCAATTGGTATGGGAAATAGCCAAAAACGACTTGCCCGAACTGAAGGAAAAAATACAAACCATCAGTGAAGCAATTGATAATCAACAGGATTGA
- a CDS encoding nucleotidyltransferase family protein: MKLSSKHLKTIRSFFSGLPVKKAYLFGSYSRNEADENSDIDILVELDHSKPIGMQFFTYSDELQNLLNKKVEVVSYEGLSKYVKPFIDKDKVLIYER; this comes from the coding sequence ATGAAACTATCGTCAAAGCATTTAAAAACAATCCGTAGCTTTTTTTCCGGTCTCCCTGTTAAAAAAGCTTACCTATTTGGCTCTTATTCCCGAAACGAAGCTGATGAAAATAGTGATATTGATATATTGGTAGAACTCGATCATTCCAAACCTATCGGAATGCAGTTTTTTACCTATAGTGATGAACTTCAAAACCTATTGAATAAAAAAGTAGAGGTAGTGAGTTATGAAGGTCTATCCAAATACGTTAAACCATTTATTGACAAGGACAAGGTGCTAATTTATGAAAGGTAG
- a CDS encoding pseudouridine synthase, producing the protein MPQLDIIYQDDHLVAINKPHGLLVHRSPIASDATEFALQLLRDQLERHVFPAHRLDRKTGGVLLFALSKDVEKLMQQQFQENRVDKKYLAIVRGFTDDEGEIDYALRKENGTLQEAFTRYKTLARAELDVPLGNHPTSRYSLLEANPATGRMHQLRKHFSHIFHPIIGDRTHGCNKQNKLFKERWQLDTMLLHASQLSFDHPVTKAPIYIKAPLQEEFLRVMGIMGWDLLRCK; encoded by the coding sequence ATGCCCCAACTCGATATTATTTACCAGGACGATCACCTGGTTGCCATTAACAAACCGCATGGTTTACTGGTGCACCGCTCGCCCATTGCCAGCGATGCTACTGAATTTGCCCTGCAATTACTGCGTGACCAGTTGGAACGGCACGTATTCCCGGCCCACCGGCTCGACCGTAAAACCGGCGGGGTATTGTTGTTTGCTTTAAGTAAAGACGTAGAGAAACTGATGCAGCAGCAGTTCCAGGAGAATAGAGTGGATAAAAAATACCTGGCCATTGTTCGCGGGTTTACAGATGATGAAGGAGAAATTGATTACGCGCTGCGCAAAGAAAACGGCACCCTGCAGGAAGCTTTTACCCGCTATAAAACCCTTGCCCGCGCCGAACTGGATGTACCGCTGGGCAATCACCCTACATCACGTTATTCATTATTAGAGGCTAACCCGGCTACCGGGCGCATGCACCAGCTGCGCAAACATTTCAGCCATATCTTTCACCCTATCATCGGCGACCGTACCCACGGCTGCAACAAACAAAACAAATTATTTAAGGAGCGCTGGCAGCTGGATACCATGCTGCTGCATGCTTCGCAATTAAGTTTTGATCACCCGGTTACCAAAGCGCCAATATATATTAAAGCGCCCTTGCAGGAGGAGTTTTTGCGGGTGATGGGGATTATGGGGTGGGATTTATTAAGATGTAAATAA